The following nucleotide sequence is from Candidatus Bathyarchaeota archaeon.
GGAAAGAACGCGAAAACATCATGGAAGCTATTGAAACTATTACTGGTAAACGAGTTAACTACGCCGTAAACACTATCGGCGGAGTTCGCCGGGATATAACCCCTGAAATTATTCCGTACTTACAAGCCCAACTTATAAAGATCCGCACCGCTGCAACCAAAATAGAAAAATTTGTAACAGAAGACCGGCTTGTAAAAGCGAGAACAAAAGAAGTTGGAGTACTCGATAAGAATACCGCAAAAAAGATGTGTGTGGTTGGTCCAACTGTAAGAGCTTCTGGCGTGGAACAGGACGTTAGAAAAGATGATCCATACGCGGCTTACAACGAACTTGATTGGAATATTGTCACATATTCTGAAGGGGATGTGTTAGCAAGAGTCCTCGTAAGACTTGGAGAAATCTTTCAATCCATTAACATCACAGAGCAGGCATTACGCAACCTACCTGAAGGCGAAATAGCATTAGAAGAAGTACAAGAGTTTCCGGAGCGTGAAGTATTTGACCGTGTTGAAGCCCATAGAGGAGAACTGGTCTATTATATTAGATCAAATGGAACAAACATTCCCGAACGAGTTAAAATTCGAACCCCATCCTTCATGAATAACGCAGCCTTGCCTTCCATGCTAGTGGGCGAATCAATAGCTGACGTACTTCTTATCGTCGCCAGCATTGATCCCTGTTTTTCATGTACTGACAGATCAGTAATGGTAATAGATAAAGAAAAAAACAGATCGTTCATTACGACGCTTGAAAAACTTGCACGGAGAAGATTTTGATGCAAATTATCGAGATATTATTTAGATTACTCGTTTATCCAGGTTTAATTTTCGCATTTCTAATCGGATCTATGTTATACTGGTTATACCGCAAGGTTCGAGCGAGATTTCAGGCAAGGAGGGGCCCTCCATGGTACCAAGTTTTCGCTGATATTATTAAGCTCCTTTCTAAAGAAACGATCATCCCCAATGAAGGGAAATTTTTCTTTCTCTTGGCACCTGTACTCGCTATTATCGGATGTTTAGCTCCCATAATTCTGCTTCCTATAGGCTCTCCGTACGCAACGGTAAGCTTCACGGGGGACTTAATAGTTATTCTAATTTTCCTAATTCTATCTAATTTAGCCCTAATCATTGCAGGTATAAACTCAAGATCACCATACAAAACAATCGGTGCATTCGGCGAGGCAAGCTTAATGATCGCTTATGAATTACCCTTAGTCCTTTCAGCCTTAACAGCAGGTATTTACGCAGGAAACCTAAGTGCAGCAAACATTGTACAAACCCAACTTTCGAAGAGAGCATTTGTTTTACATTACCCACTAGCCACGATTGCCTTCACACTTTGCATGTTGCCAAAAATGGGGAAACGCCCGTTTGATATTCCCGAAGCTGAACATGAAGTTATTACAGGACCACTTGCCGGATATTCAGGAGCGTTACTTGCTTTATTTGAGATAACTAGTGCAATTAAATGGTTTGTAATTCCCGGATTGGCGGTGATTCTCTTCTTTGGCGGATCCACTAACATAATTGAATTTCTCGGGAAATGTATCGGCATAACCCTGATTCTTACTTTAATCGATATTCATTATCCAAGATTTCGAATAGACCAAAGTTTCAAGTTCTTCGTTAAGATTGCGCTGCCAATCGCTATTGTTGATTTCGTGAGGGTGCTACTCGGATGGTAAAGAAAAGGATGATCGTAGAGGGACTTAGAGGCTTCGGGAAGCCTGCCACCTTAAGATACCCCGCTAAGCCATCCATACCGCCAAAGGGATATCGGGGTAAGCCCGAATTTGACGCCCAAAAATGCATTGGTTGCGGAGCATGCGCCCAAGCTTGCCCAGCAAAAGCTATAGAGTTAAGGGATGATGGAGATGAAAGAAAGCTCATCCTTTCATACGTCCACTGCTCCTTCTGTGGAAGATGTCAAGACGTGTGTCCTGAAGACGCTATCCACTTAACCAATGAATATGAGTTAGCCACGTTTGTCAAGGAAAAAGCATTTACTGAAGTCAGATTGCGATTATTAAAATGTTCAAATTGCGGACGCCCGTTTATTCCGTTTTCCCAAGCCGATGCTATAGCAAGGCGGGTAAAAGATACCATCGAAAAATATGGAATAAAGATTGATGAAGTGAAAGCCT
It contains:
- a CDS encoding nickel-dependent hydrogenase large subunit; translation: MLKEAAFFKVEVKGEKVVSADMRIGYNHRGIEDLATKKTYHQNIFLCERVCGICSHCHSTCYCQTIEDLAGIEAPARARYIRTIVAELERLHSHFLWFGVAMHVIGFDTAFMHIWKERENIMEAIETITGKRVNYAVNTIGGVRRDITPEIIPYLQAQLIKIRTAATKIEKFVTEDRLVKARTKEVGVLDKNTAKKMCVVGPTVRASGVEQDVRKDDPYAAYNELDWNIVTYSEGDVLARVLVRLGEIFQSINITEQALRNLPEGEIALEEVQEFPEREVFDRVEAHRGELVYYIRSNGTNIPERVKIRTPSFMNNAALPSMLVGESIADVLLIVASIDPCFSCTDRSVMVIDKEKNRSFITTLEKLARRRF
- a CDS encoding 4Fe-4S dicluster domain-containing protein, which codes for MVKKRMIVEGLRGFGKPATLRYPAKPSIPPKGYRGKPEFDAQKCIGCGACAQACPAKAIELRDDGDERKLILSYVHCSFCGRCQDVCPEDAIHLTNEYELATFVKEKAFTEVRLRLLKCSNCGRPFIPFSQADAIARRVKDTIEKYGIKIDEVKALYSVCPNCRVIPDEMAKRKLFLLRLKK
- a CDS encoding NADH-quinone oxidoreductase subunit H, which produces MQIIEILFRLLVYPGLIFAFLIGSMLYWLYRKVRARFQARRGPPWYQVFADIIKLLSKETIIPNEGKFFFLLAPVLAIIGCLAPIILLPIGSPYATVSFTGDLIVILIFLILSNLALIIAGINSRSPYKTIGAFGEASLMIAYELPLVLSALTAGIYAGNLSAANIVQTQLSKRAFVLHYPLATIAFTLCMLPKMGKRPFDIPEAEHEVITGPLAGYSGALLALFEITSAIKWFVIPGLAVILFFGGSTNIIEFLGKCIGITLILTLIDIHYPRFRIDQSFKFFVKIALPIAIVDFVRVLLGW